GCTCGGGCAAATCGACGCTCGCGTTCGACATCCTGTTCAACGAAGGGCAGCGCCGTTACCTCGAATCGCTCAACGCGTATGCGCGGTCCATCGTGCAGCCCGCGGGGCGTCCCGAAGTGGATGCCGTGTACGGTATTCCGCCAACGGTGGCCATCGAGCAACGGTTGTCGCGGGGTGGACGCAAGAGTACCGTCGCGACGACCACGGAAGTCTGGCACTTCCTGCGTCTGCTGTACGTGAAGCTCGGCATTCAGCATTGCATCCACGACGGCGCGCCGGTGACGGCACAAAGCCCCGACTCCATCGTTGCGCAACTCATGCGCGACCGTCGCGGACAGCACGTAGGGCTGCTCGCACCGCTCGTCGTCGGACGTAAGGGGATTTACACCGATCTGGCGAAATGGGCCAAGGCACGCGGTCATTCGCATCTGCGTGTCGACGGCGTTTTCCTGCCGGTCGATCCGTGGCCGAAGCTCGACCGCTTCCGCGAACACACCATCGAGTTGCCGGTCGGCGATGTCGTGGTGACGCCCGAGAACGAAGGCTTGCTGCGCACATTGCTCGCGGCGGCGCTGGAGCTGGGCAAGGGCGTGATGCATCTGCTCGCCCCGCTCGACGGGCTGGGCGACACGATGACCGACGAGCAACCGGGCGAAGGCGTGGGCGAGATCGAGGTGTTCTCGGTCAAGCGGGCGTGTCCGGTTTGCGGCACGAGCTACCCGGATCTCGATCCGCGCATGTTCTCGTTCAACAGCAAGCACGGCTGGTGCACGACGTGCGTCGGTACGGGGCTCGCACTCACGCGCGAACAGCGTGAAGCGTTCGACGATACCGTCCTCAATCAGGACAATCGCGGCCGCGAGCATTCGCTGCCGTCGCAGGATCAGGAGCCGGAAGATGTGGGCGATCAGCCGTGCCCGGATTGCCACGGCGCGCGCCTGAACGGTGTGGCGCGTGCGGTGACGTTCGACGAACACGCCATCTCCGAAGTCGCGCAATGGACCGTGACGGACGTGCGTCAGTGGATTCAGGGCCTCGAACTGCAAGGTCGGGATGCGAGCATCGCCCGCGATCTGATCAGCGAAATTCAGGGGCGTCTGGAATTTCTGGAAGAGGTGGGCCTCGGCTACCTCACGCTCGACCGCGCCGCACCGACGCTCTCGGGTGGCGAGTCGCAACGTATTCGTCTCGCGGCGCAACTCGGCAGTAACTTGCAGGGCGTGTGCTACGTGCTGGACGAGCCGACCATCGGCCTGCACCCGCGCGACAACGGCATTCTGCTCGGCGCGCTGCGCAAGCTTGGCGATCAGGGCAACACGCTGGTCGTGGTCGAGCACGATGAGGACACGATTCGTCGCGCGGATCACATCATCGATATCGGCCCGGGGGCAGGCAAGCGGGGTGGCATGCTCGTTGCGCAGGGCAATGTGGAGGATCTCGCCTCGCATCCCGATTCGCTGACCGGCAAGTTCCTCGCCCATCCGTTGCAGCATCCGATTCAGCCGCGCCGCGAGGTGGTGACACCGGCCAAGGGAGCTGAGGCCGTTCCGTCGAACTGGCTGACGGTGCACGGCGCAACGCTTCATAACCTGAAGAACGTGACCGCCTCGCTACCGTTGTCGCGACTCACGGCGATCACGGGTGTGTCCGGTTCCGGCAAGTCGACGCTCGCGCGCGATGTGCTGATGACGAACCTGCTCGACGCCGTGGGGCGTTCGGTGTTGTCGTCGCCCGCGGAGCGTCGTGCGCGCAAGGGCACGGTGCGCCATGCAGTGAAGGCAGACGGCAAGCCGCGCGCGAAGTCGGAAGCGCCCGCAGAGCCGCGTCGTCCGGTGGTGCATGCGTGGCACGGATGCGAATCCGTGACAGGCTGGGAGACGATCGATCGTGTGCTCGAAGTCGACCAGACGCCCATCGGCAAGACACCGCGTTCGTGTCCGGCTACCTACATCGGCTTCTGGGACACCATCCGACGTCTGTTCGCCGACACCCTCGAAGCCCGCGCGCGCGGCTACTCGGCCTCGCGCTTCTCGTTCAACACGGGCGAGGGCCGGTGTCCGGCCTGTGAAGGTCAGGGTGTGCGGACCATCGGCATGAGCTTCCTTGCGGACGTGAAGGTGCTGTGCGACGTCTGCCACGGGCAGCGCTTCAACGCCGAAACATTGGCGGTGACGTGGCGCGGCAAGAGCATCGGCGACGTGCTGACGATGGAAGTCGACGAAGCCGTTGAGTTCTTCGCGTCGATGCCGAGCATTGCGCATCCGCTGCAACTGATGAAGGACGTCGGGCTGGGGTACCTCACGCTGGGGCAGCCGTCGCCGACGTTGTCGGGTGGCGAAGCGCAACGTATCAAGCTGGTGACGGAACTGACCAAGGTGCGCGACGACATTACGCGTCGTGGACAGAAATCGCCGCACACGCTGTACGTTCTCGACGAGCCGACGGTCGGGTTGCACATGGCGGACGTGGCACGTCTGATCAACGTGCTGCACCGGCTGGTGAACGGCGGACATACGGTCGTCGTCATCGAGCACAACCTCGATGTGATTGCCGAAGCCGACTGGATCGTCGACATGGGGCCCGAGGGCGGCAAGGACGGCGGTACCGTGGTGGCCGCCACATCGCCGGACGAGCTGGCGAAGGTCAAGGCAAGCCACACTGGCATCGCACTCAAACCGGTGCTCGCGCAGACGGCCGGAACCGGTGCCACGGTGGTTATGCCGGAGGAAGCGACCGCGAAATAATCGGCCAGCCGGATATTCGCTGTAGCCCGACGGGACGCCTGATACAGGCGTCCCGTCTTTATTTGCGGCTCAGGAGGCGTAAATCGTATACGAAATAATATTCGACGCGACACGCCAAGACGTTTCTTATTATTTCAAAAATAGAAATTAGAAATAGACAATTATCGACTTTATTGCGATAGGTGCGACTAATACACTTCAACTGTCGACGATGAATTGAACATCGCCTCTTTCAGACAGACAGGAGAAACACCATGAAGCGCACTCTTATTACCTCTGCCCTCGTTTCCGCAATGCTCGCCGTCTCGGCCGGTTCGGCTTTCGCCAGCGACGCTTTTGACGGTCCTTCGGAATTCTCGTGGGTTCCGCAAACCAGCGTGCTGACCCGCGCACAAGTTCGTGAAGAACTGGTGCAGGCGCAAAAGGCCGGTCTCGTGGTCCAACACGACTCTGTGTACCCGAAGGCAGTCCCGAGCGCACAACCGGCAACGGCCAGCGCCCCGGTCACGATGGGTTCGGTTGGCGGGCTGCAAAAAGCCGGTACGACCTACTTCGGTAACTAATCGCACTTGCGAATCGCTGTACTTGCCGTAACCCCGTGAGCCAGCGCTAACGCAGCGCGACGTGACTCCGGGAAAGCAGTCTCCGATACCAAATCGGCCGCCTTGTTTGCGGCCGATTTTGTTTTGGGCGCAGGCTTTTCATTTCGACGCGCTCCGTCAGGTAGCGCAACACTTGTGGAAAAGCCTGTAGATAACCTTGTTAGCAAGCTGTGGCAGGGTTGTGGGTAAGCCTGTGGATACTCGTGGGATATGCGGTGGAAAAGCGGGGTAAAAGTCGGCAAAAAGATGTGAATAACCCGTGAGTATCCAGTGGATATGTGGTGAATTTCCTGTGCATGACCCCGGGACAATCCTGTGGATTTCCTGTGGGAATCTGTGAGATTTCTGTGATTAACCTGTGGATGGCCTGTGGATAGATTTGCACAAGCCGGTCGCAGACGCCCGTCTGGTCTGCCTCTATGGCAATACGCCTGCCGACAGGTCGGAAAAACCGCGAAACTTACTTCCCAAAAGCTGCACCCAAAAATTCGGTAACGCGATTTATCGCGTCATCGCGCGCCTCGGGCTGGGTGCCGGTGATCGGCACGATGTGCGTTTTGGGATGGGTGAACTCGGGGCGCGAGCGGACCGGGAGATTCGGATAATCGAAGTCGTGATACGCGCCCGGATAGATGTGGAACGTAATCGGTGCGCCTTGCGCGGTAACGTCTTTCACGAACGCGTCGCACGGGGCCGCCTGGGTCCAGACGTCCTCCGCGCCCGTGAGCAACAGCAGCGGAATCCTTGTCGACCAGTTCGCGCCCTGCGCGCGGGTATTGCACCAGCCGGGATAGAACGCAACGGCGGCCACGAAGTCCGGCGAAGATGTCGCATTCTGTGTGCGACCGGGACCTTTGGGGCCGATGGCGAACAGCGTGGACCCGCCACCATGCGACCACCCCATCAACGCGATCCGGTCCGACCGGATACCCGGTATCGATTGCAGGTAACGCAACGCGCCATAAGCGTCGCGCGGGCGTTCCTCCCAAGGGCGCACCGGCCCACCTTTCGCACATTCGCTGCCTTGCCCCCGCGAAGTGAAACTGTCGACCATGAGCACCGCATACCCTTGCGCATTGAACCGCTGCGCCCAGTCCAGTTCGCGACGGTCGATCGCGCCCTTGCGCGAGAACATGCCGTTACAGCCATGCATGAAGACCACGGCCGGTGTCGGCGCGCTGGCATTGGCCGCACGGAACAGATAGGCGTCGATCATCACGGGGGCGCCATTGGCATCCTTGTCCAGCGACGGGAGGCTGAGCTTTTCTTGCGCCTCGGCGTTGCCGGTCGAGACGAAAGCGAGCGCGGACATTACCGTGAGGGCGATGGCAAACGAAGCGACGGCGCGATTCGCGCGAGCGGTGCACGGCAGCGACGTAGCGGGCATAAGGAGTCTTCGCCAGGAAGTGCGGCCGCCGGTCTCGGCACCGCTATTTGCCCGACTTTAGCGCGTGTTTGCGCCACCGTGTCGCTCGCCATATTACGAACGGTTGCAAGCCCTTCGGCCGTTCCTCGCTAAGCATCCATGCATCGGAGATAAGACGGTGCGTCGCCGCAGATTAGAATGCCATCGGAGACCTAAGCAATGCATCGATCCGTTCCGTCAACGGAACGTTCTATCTTCCCGGAGACATTCGACATGGCAGACAACAACGACAAACGCGACACCGCGTCACAAGCGCCCCAATGGCGACTCGAAACACTGGCCGTGCACGGCGGGTACCGTCCCGATCCGACCACGCGCGCGGTTGCCGTTCCGATCTATCAGACGGTGGCGTACGCCTTCGACGATACGCAGCACGGTGCGGACCTGTTCGACCTCAAGGTGCCCGGGAACATCTACACACGCATCATGAACCCGACGCAGGACGTGCTGGAGCAGCGCGTCGCGGCGCTTGAAGGCGGGGTGGCGGCGCTGGCGCTCGCGTCCGGTCAGGCGGCGGTGACCTATGCGATTCAGACGATTGCCGAGGCGGGCGACAACATCGTCGCGGCCAGCACGCTCTATGGCGGCACCTACAACCTGCTGGCACACACGTTACCGCTCTCGGGCATTACCACGCGTTTCGCCGATCCGCGCGAACCGGAATCCTTCGAGCCGCTGATCGACGAGAAGACGAAAGCCATCTTCGCGGAGTCGGTCGGCAACCCGCTGGGCAACATCACCGATATCGCGAAGCTCGCCGAGATCGCGCATCGTCACGGCATTCCGCTCATCATCGACAACACTGTGCCGTCGCCTTACCTGCTGCGTCCGTTCGAACATGGGGCGGACATCGTGGTGCATTCGCTAACGAAGTATCTCGGCGGGCACGGTACGAGCCTCGGCGGCGCCATCGTCGACTCCGGAAAATTCCCGTGGGCGGAACACAAGACCCGCTTCAAGCGACTCAACGAACCGGATGTGAGCTATCACGGTGTGGTGTACACGGAAGCGTTCGGACCGGCCGCATACATCGGTCGTGCGCGCGTGGTGCCGCTGCGCAATACCGGTGCGGCCATCTCGCCGTTCAACGCGTTCCAGATTCTTCAGGGCATCGAGACGCTCGCGCTGCGCCTCGACCGCATCACCGACAACGCGCTAAAGATCGCCCAGTATCTGAAGACGCATCCGAAGGTGGAGTGGGTGAACTATGCGGGCCTGCCGGAGCACCCGGACCACGGGCTGGTGAAAAAGTATCTGTCGGGACGCGGCCCGGGCATCCTCACCTTCGGCGTGAAAGGCGGCCACGCCGCCGGTGCCGCGTTCCAGGACGCGCTGCAACTCTTCACGCGTCTGGTCAACATCGGCGACGCCAAGTCGCTCGCCACGCACCCGGCATCGACCACGCACCGTCAACTGTCGCCGGACGAACTGCGCAAGGCCGGGGTGAGCGAGGAGACAGTGCGTCTGTCCATCGGCATCGAGCACATCGACGACCTGCTCGCCGATCTGGATCAGGCGCTTCGCAAGTAAGCGGGTTGCAGTTTCGACAGGCGCAACGATTATCGTCGCGCCCGTCACTGCGAAATACCGCGAAATGCGGCAAGAAGCCGTGAATTGGTGCGCGAATTCACGGCTTGTCCCGAACCTCATTTACGTCCAATTCTGACGGAGTATGATGCGCGGCAGCCGGTTGGGGGCAGGTGACCGGCACCGCCGTCATATGACTGTCACGAAAACGTCATCATGCCGGCGTACTGTCCTTGCCCATTTCTCAAGGATTGCGCATGGACTATTTGCAAGTGCTGGTGCTCGCCATCGTGCAGGGCGTGGCGGAGTTGCTCCCGGTGTCGAGTTCCGCACACGTCATCATGGCCGAGAAGCTGATGGGGCTCGATCCGTCGACGCCCGCCATGACGTTGCTGCTCGTGATGCTGCACACCGGCACCATGCTCGCCGTGATCGTCTACTTCTGGAAGTCGTGGCGCGAACGTTACTTCTCTTCGAAGCACGATTTCATTCACAACGCGAAGCAGGTCATCATTGCGACGGCCTTCACCGGCGTGATCGGTCTGGCGCTGATGTTCTTCATCGAGAAGGTGTTGATGCGCGGCTCCGAACACGCCGAGATCGAGCATCTGTTCGGCAATCTGTACATCATCTCCGCCGGTCTCGCGATGGCGGGCATTCTGATCCTGATTTCGGGCCGCAAGCGTGCGCCGATGGGCGATCGTCCGATGCGCGGCAGCGACTCTGCGTGGATCGGCGCGGTGCAGGGTGTCTGCCTGCCGTTCCGTGGTTTCTCGCGCTCGGGTTCAACCATCTCCACGGGCATGCTGCGCGGGCTCGACAAGGTGCGCGTCGAGGAATTCAGCTTCGCGCTGGCGGTGGTTCTCACCCCACCGGTCATCGTCAAAGAGGCTTACCGTCTGTATAAGTCGGGCGGCGCTCAGACGCTCTCCGGTCACTTCATGTCGGTGCTCACGCCGAGCCTCGTCGGCATGGTGTTCAGCTTCCTTGCGGGACTGATTGCGCTGCGCTGGCTGTCGCGCTGGCTCGAGCACGGTCGCTGGTATCTGTTCGGCATTTACTGCCTCGTGGCGTCGGCCGTCGTGCTCGTCTCCAGCCAGTATCTGTAATCACACCAGCCCGGCGACGACGTCCAGAAAGGCCGCGATGGCGCGCGATGCGCGCCGCTCGGCCAGACAGACGATGACGGTGGTCGTCTCGACGCGTGCGTCACCGATGGCGACCGTCGCCAGCCGCTCGTCCGGCGTGTGTTCGCGTGCAGACACCGCCGCGATCCCCAGCCCGAGGATCACCGCTTCACGGATCGCCTCACGGCTGCCGATCTCCATCGCCACGCTCGGCACCACACCCGCCTCCTGCATGGCCACTTCGAGCGCGTGACGCGTCGTCGACCCCGGTTCTCGCATCAGCAGGGGTTCGTCCGCCAGATCAGTCAGTTTGACGCTGCGGCGTCGCGCGAAGCGATGCGTACGCGGCACCAGCAGCACGACCGGATGCGTGCGGTACGGCACGGCGTGCAGACGTGCGTCGTCGTGATAGCGCGCCAGCACGGCGACGTCGGTGCGATACGCCAGCAGGCTCTCGATCATCTCCTCCGAATTGCCCGGCCGTACGGAGATGCGAATCCCCGGAAAGCGTGGTTGAAACGCCGCGACGATCTCCATCGCGTGATGCGGCCCCACCGCCCCCAGACGTAACTCCCCGGTACGCAGCCCGCCATGCTCCTTGAGCAGGCTGAGCGCTTCCGCTTCGTCCGAAAAGATGCGCAGGCTCACCGAATACAGCGCTTTACCGGTCGGCGTCAGCGTCAGTCCGCGGCCGTGGCGATAGAACAGCTCAACCCCATACGTTTCCTCCAGCGCCCGGATCTGTGTCGTCATCGTTGGCTGACTGACGTGCAACGCCTGCGCAGCACGCGTGACGCTGCCGTGGCGCGCGACTGCGTGAAACGAACGCAACTGGGTAATCCGCATCGATGTCGCTCCCGTGACGAGGTATAGGTTTTATCAATAGATTGACGAAAAAATGTGAATTGGAAGTATAGGACGACGCTCACCATAATCCAGCTCAATCTTCGCTAATCGATCGCAACGTCATCCGGCGCGGCGGCCCAAAGACCATCATGACTGCACGTTCGCGTTTCCATAATCCGGTCGACGTCCACTTTGGTCCGGGCGCGCTGGACGCTCTGCCCGAGCTCGTCGGTCACCGTCGCGCGGTGCTCGTCACCATGCCCGAGGCACGCGCGCTCGGCATGACCGGACGTATCGAAGCGTTGCTGGGCCAACGGCTCGCGGGGGTGATCGATCAAGTCAGCCCGAACCCGGACGTGCGCGAACTCGCGCCGATGTACGGCGACTTCTGGCGGCGCTATGGCCAATGCGAAGTCATCGTGGCGCTGGGCGGCGGCAGTGCGCTCGACACGGCCAAGTTGCTGATGGTCGCGGGCGACGATGACCGATTCGCCACGCTGGTGGACGCGCTCGATGCCGGTGGCACCTTCCGCCCGACGCGCATCAAACGGCTCATCACCATCCCCACTACGGCAGGCACCGGTAGCGAAGTCACGCCCTGGGCCACGCTGTGGGACCGCCATGTGAAGCGCAAGAAATACTCGCTGCATTTGCCCCAGACGTGGCCTGAGGCGGCTATCGTCGACCCGGCGCTGACGCGTTCTCTGCCGCGCAGCATCACGCTGCAAAGCGGTCTCGACGCCCTCTCCCACGCGCTCGAAGCAATCTGGAACGTGAACGCCAACCCCGTCTCCGACACCTTCGCCGTGACGGCCGCGCGCGACATGATGCGTGTGCTGCCGGGTCTCATGACATCGCTTGACGATATGACGCTGCGCTCGCAGGCAGCGCTGGCCGCACTTCAGGCGGGCATGGCGTTCTCCAATACGAAGACAGCGCTGGCGCACTCGATTTCGTACGACATGACCATTCGTCACGGCCTGCCGCACGGCATTGCCTGCTCGTTCACGTTGCCAGCGGTGATGCGCCTGGCCATCGGCCGCCGCGCCGATCGCGACGCGGTGCTGGCGCAAGTGTTCGATGGCGACATCGCAGGCGCACCCGACAAGTTGACGGCCTTCCTCAACGGTCTGGGGGTGGCGACGGAATTTTCCGCTTACGGCGTGAGCGAGCCGGAATCGACGGCGATGATCGCGGCCGCCCTCGATGGTCCGCGTGGGCGCAATTTCATCGGCGCTGCGGCCTGAACCTGATTCGAACGGGCGGCGTCGTGTTCGTCGCCCGGTGTTGTCGACGTTGTCGCTGTCGTTGGCCCAGTAGTCCCCGTATGCGTGTTTTCGCGTCTTACCCGCAGTCCCCGCAACATCCATCATCAAAACGATAGCCGCCCACCGGTCACCGGCACGGGCGGCACCGAGACATCCAGGAGACAGACGCCCGGCGCAGACCGGTGCGTCGCAGCGCGCCGCCGGGGCGCGGCGCATCAACAGGAGGCGCAATGGAACAGGTTCTCACCGGCGTTGGCACGCGGGATGCCGTCAACGACGAAAAAGCGGTGCGCACGGTCGCGCTGGCCAGCCTGATCGGCACGACCGTCGAGTGGTATGACTTCTTTCTCTACGGGACCATCACCGGTCTCGTGTTCAACAAACTCTTCTTCCCCAGCGGGGACGCCTTCGTCGCCACGGCGCTCGCCTACACCGTGTACGCGGTGGGATTTGCGACGAGACCGCTCGGCGGCATTCTCTTCGGGCATTTCGGGGATCGGCTCGGACGCAAACCGCTCCTGATCGTCACCCTCACCATCATGGGCGTGTCGACGTTCCTGATCGGGCTCGTGCCGACGTACGACAGCATCGGCATTGCCGCGCCGCTCATCTTGTTGTTCCTGCGGCTGCTGCAAGGCATCGGCCTCGGTGGCGAATGGGGCGGCGCGGTGCTCATGGCGTTCGAATACGCGCCACGCGACAAGCGCGGTCAGTTCGCGGCGTATCCGCAGATCGGATTAGCGGTGGGGTTATGTCTGTCGACGGGCGTCGTCGCCCTGCTCTCGTCGACGCTGACCGACGCGCAATTCATGTCGTGGGGATGGCGTCTCGCGTTCATGCTGAGTCTGGTGCTCGTCGCCGTGGGCATGTTCATTCGATTGCGGGTGTTGGAGACGCCTGAATTCGCACGTATCAAGGACAGTCAGCATGTGGCGCACGTGCCGCTCTCCGAGATCGTGCGCGACTATCGTCGCAACGTGCTGCTCGGCTGGGGCGCGCGGTATATCGACGGCGTGGTGTTCAACGTCTACGCCGTGTTCGCGATTTCGTATCTCGTCGGCACGCTGCATTTTCCCAAGACGCCGATTTTGCTGGCCGTCACCCTCGCTGCGCTCGTGCTGGTCGTGACGATTCCCTACGCGTCGAAGTTGTCGGACCGCGTCGGGCGACGTCGCGTGTTCGCATGGGGGGCGCTGGCGTGTGGCGTGTCGTCGATTCCCGCGCTCGCGGTGATGCATTTCTCGTCGAACGTCTGGTGGGTGTCGCTTGCTGTGATCGTGCCGCTGGGCGTGGTGTACGCGTTCGTGTACGGCCCGGAGGCGTCGCTGTTCTGCGAACTGTTCGACACGCGCGTGCGCTATACCGGCATCTCGGTCGTCTACCAGGTCTCAGGCATCGTTTCGAGTTCGATCACGCCCTTGATTGCCGCGACGCTGCTCGAATACGGCGGACACAAGCCGTGGTGGATTGCGGTGTACGTGCTGGCGGTGGGATGCCTGTCTGCGGCGTGCGCGAAGGCGATGAAACGGACTTATTGAGACGAGAGTGAGAGGAGAGGGTCAAGCCTTGGGGGAAGCATCCCGCACTGCGGGAGCACGGCAGGCCGGTGGATGGCTCCCCGGCTTGCCGTTTTTTTGCGCTGCGCGGATTACTGACCGAAGTAGATCGAACCGGCGCGGTTCACGCGACCCGGCACTTCATACACCGGCGAGACGACCGAACCGGCTTGCGCAGCGACTGCGCCCGGTTGAGCCTGCACCTGCGTCTGTGCCTGAGCTTGCTGTTGAACTTGTTGCGGCTGGGCGGGCGGCTGCGTGTTTTCGGCAGCGCTCGCGCTGGTCATGACGCCTGCGCTCAGCAGGGCGGCGGCAAGGGTCGATGCGAACAGAGCGTGTTTCATTTTCATTTCTCCTGTCTGGCGAGACGTCCACCATGGGCGCCGTCATTGCCGCCAATCTACGCGCGCGGCACAAGGAGAAAAACGCGGTCCTGGATAAGGACGCATTGCTGAAAATGAAATAATCGACCGTCATTTAAGCCGATACGTTCGGGCCGCCATGCAATCGACGCCCGACGGACCGGTCAACTGTCTATTAGCGACGCGTTACGCGCACTTCCTGTTGACGGCGCGAACGGGTGGCACGGCTGCGAAGATACGACGCGGTGAGCAGCGAAGCGCTCGCCAGCAAAAGGAAAGAACCGAGGGCAGCCATGGTAATGCTCCTGTACTGACCGGCATCGTCCGCGGTGCGGCGCACCCTGCGAGCCACGATGTCGGCTGACTTCATCATGTTGTCACTCTACTGCTGACGCACTTCGCGATAAACCCCATCGCGCTAAAGACCCTGTTGCGCACAGCGGCATGCCGGTCGAAAACGGCTCGAAAACGTGCCGAAATCCCCTCGCATATCCTGTTCAACGGCATTAAGCGGTTGATTTTCAATAGTTTTTTCGAATCGGACGATCGGTTGCATTTCGTAGACGTTCAGTTGCGAAAAAACCACGGGTTTTCCCTAAGATTCACTCATGCCAACGCGACGGACACCGCAACGCAGCAAAACGAAGTGCCCCCCGGCCTCGACGCTGATGATGCCCCGAACGCTAGCTGAACCCGAAGTATTCAACCAAATTGACAGGAGTCTCACCATGAACACTCGTATCCTTGCTGCCGTTGTTGCCGCCGCTTCGTTCGTTTCCGCCTCGGCTTTCGCAGACGCTCGTTACAACGACAACACGCCCGACGTCGCCGCCGCGACGCAAAGCCAGGTCAGCCGCGCAGAAGTTCGCGCCGAACTGGTCCAGGCCGCCGCAAACGGTCAACTGCTGCAAAGCGAAACCGGCGCACCGCTGGTGGCCGCTGCCCAAACGCAAAACGTCGCCCCGGCCGCCGCAGCGCTGACCCGCGCCGACGTCCGCGCACAACTGAGCGACCGCAACGTGTTCGCACAGGACAGCCGTTCGTAATCTGAGCGTCCCTGGAGTACTGCAGTACAGCAGCACCCACGCATCGCCCCCAAGCGATGCGAAGCCGCCGACCAGCATCAGGTCGGCGGCTTTTTTCATGGCGATTGGGAAAGGGCGCAACGGGTATGCGATGCAGCGTGTGCCCGCTGGTTGCGGACGTCACGCGACAACTGCGATATCAAATACAGAAGCGGCGCAAATGGGCATCCGTAGAATCCGCCCAACGGCTTCCGACGCGTGGCAAGAGATCATCGAAAACGCGCCCGGTAGCGGCGAGCCACGCACCGCTCGGCGGCTGACGTCGCTAGCGTCCGACACAACCCCTTCCCGGATCTCCCCGAACCATGCCCACCACAAATCCCTTGCGAACCTCGCAGGACGCGGCGTTTCGTCCCGAACCGATCCATGAGACGACCGGGGCAGCCGACGCCGCCGCCGCGCTCGCCCGCACGCTTCGCAACGCGCAGGCGATGCCCGAATACGAGGCCTCGGCGCTCGACGCACTCATCGCGCGTGGGGTTGCGTCCCACTGTGCGCCGCCCACGTCGAGCGTGCCGGACGAGCCGGACAATGCCGCCCGCTACTACTTCCTTACCCAGACCGATGTGTCGCGCATTGCACGCCGTCCCATCGATCCGCCCGCCCCCAAGCGCTATCTCGGCTTCGACCGCGTCACACGGTCGCTGCGGCATGTCGCCATCGCCGTCAACATGACGATGCGCGCGCGCTTCGATATCAATCCGCTGGAAGTGCAGGTGAGCGTGTTCGGTGGACGCATGCACATTGCGTCGAATTTCCATGCCGGGCGCATTCCCGAAGCGCTGCATCTTGCGCTGACGGACGACAGTCTGATGATGGGGGCGCCACGGCGTCAGGCACG
This window of the Pandoraea sputorum genome carries:
- a CDS encoding DUF4148 domain-containing protein, whose translation is MNTRILAAVVAAASFVSASAFADARYNDNTPDVAAATQSQVSRAEVRAELVQAAANGQLLQSETGAPLVAAAQTQNVAPAAAALTRADVRAQLSDRNVFAQDSRS